Proteins found in one Zea mays cultivar B73 chromosome 1, Zm-B73-REFERENCE-NAM-5.0, whole genome shotgun sequence genomic segment:
- the LOC103635408 gene encoding uncharacterized protein, giving the protein MAAVSAGARAASAAAKKVGAAEASSGRREKSSYPPGQRSGAAWTGTDAGARAAKCAVVTMAAVVVAATSCSVPAAAEEAALAASGAKWLRSRNGTKTRWRGERGEVAALCGFCSSICIRWH; this is encoded by the coding sequence ATGGCGGCGGTGAGCGCCGGCGCAAGGGCGGCCTCGGCGGCGGCGAAGAAGGTCGGCGCGGCGGAGGCGTCGTCCGGGAGGAGGGAGAAGTCCTCGTACCCGCCGGGGCAGCGGAGCGGCGCCGCGTGGACTGGCACGGACGCCGGTGCGAGGGCCGCGAAGTGTGCCGTGGTGACGATGGCGGCCGTGGTGGTGGCGGCGACCTCGTGCTCTGTACCGGCGGCTGCGGAGGAGGCCGCTTTGGCCGCGAGCGGGGCGAAGTGGCTGCGCTCGAGGAATGGCACGAAGACGAGGTGGAGAGGCGAGCGGGGCGAGGTGGCTGCGCTTTGTGGTTTCTGTAGTTCTATATGCATTAGGTGGCACTAG